Genomic DNA from Acidimicrobiales bacterium:
TGTACCACGGGCGAGGCGTGCCCGGTTTTCCGGCACATCCTCACCGGGGCTTCGAGACGGTCACGTACGTGCGCTCCGGCGTGATCGACCACTCCGACTCACTCGGTGCCCGGGCTCGCTTCGGCCGAGGCGACACCCAGTGGCTGACGGCCGGGAAGGGCATCGTGCACTGCGAGATGTTCCCCCTGCTCGACCAGGACCGGCCCAACCCGCTCGAACTGTTCCAGATCTGGCTGAACCTTCCGGCCCGAAACAAGATGGTGGAGCCGCACTTCACCATGCTGTGGGATCACCAGACGCCGCGGGCCGAGCGTCGCGATGACCACGGGCGGCTGACCACCGTCACCGTGATCACCGGGGCATTCGAAGAAGTCGACAGCCCACCGACGCCGCCCGATTCCTGGGCCAGCGCCGCCGACTCCGACGTCGCCATCTGGCACCTGGTCCTGGAGCCCGAGGCCCATTTCGTCCTCGGCCCGGCGTCGGGACCCTCGACCCAGCGAGTGCTCTACCTCTTCGAGGGCGAGGAGCTGGCGCTGCGGGGCGACGGTGACGACCACGGAACGCTGATCGGCGGGTCGACCGGCGCCGTGCTCGATGCTTCCCAGCACGCCACGCTGGTGGCGGGGCCATCGGGCGCCGAGGTGATGGTGCTCCAAGGCCGTCCGATCGGTGAACCGGTGGCTCGCTATGGGCCGTTCGTCATGAACACCGACACCGAGATCCAGCAGGCGTTCGCCGACTATCGCCAGACCCAGTTCGGCGGCTGGCCGTGGCCGAGCGATGACCCCGACCACGGCCCCCAGTGGCGCCGGTTCGCCGAGCACCCCGATGGCAGGGTCGAGAGGATCCAGGCCACGAAGACCGCCGGCTGATCAGCCGACGTTGGCGAGCTGAGCTTTGAGCCGCTTCTCCGACACCGGTCCGTTGGTGCCGATGCTCTGGGCGAACAGCGAGACCCGGAGTTCCTGCAGGCCCCAGATGACGGCTTCGAGTTCGGGTGACCACCCGGAGGTGGCGGCCAAGTGGTCGGCTCGTTGCTCGATCGGGGCAATGCGGGCGACGAGGGATTGGTCGCGCCGAGGATCCTCACGTAGGCGGTCGATGCGGACCAGGATGGCCCGAAGGTAGCGGGCGAGGTCGTCGAGCCGCTCGGCGCCCAGGCCCGTCAGGTGGTCCGGGTAGACGAGGCCACCGAGTTGGCGGCGGATGTCGTTTCGCCCGGCCTCATAGACTGGTCCGTGGAGGTCGGCGAGGGCGCGCTCGACATCGCGGACCAGCACGGCGATCGCCGCCCCGCTCGACGCCACGGCGTGGAGGGCTGCGCTGTAGCCGGCTCGGGCCGATGCCTCGATGGAGCGAAACCCGGCTTCGGTCCACGCCGGTCCGCCGGCACCGAGGAGGAGTTGGTCGACGGCGGCGGTTGCCACGTCGTCGGCCCAGGCGTTGATCGATCCATGGGGGCCGACCACGAGCGCCAGTTTGGCTTCATTGCTGAGCAGACGGTCGAGCGCCTTGGTGGGGGAGGGAAGGCGGAGTCGGAGCAGTCGGCGGGTGCCGGACCACATCTCGTCGGCTTGTTCGTCGGCTGAGGAGACCAATCGCACGCCCACGCTGTCGCCTTGGTCGACGAGCGTGGGAAAGGCATCGACGCTCACGCCGAGACCGACGGTGTCGATCACGGTGGGAAGGTCGCCGAAGATCCAGTCGGTGGCCCCGTCGCACTCGATGGGGTGCCGCTGATCGTCGAGTTCGGCCCGGACCCGCTGCTCGAGCAGCGACGCGACGGCCCCGAGGTCGTAGCCCTCGGCGAGAATCACGAGTTCGTCATCGTGGGCCCGGAACCACGGTCGCAGATGGTGGGGCACCCGCTGCCAGTCGAAGTCGGTGGCCCGCACCGAGAGGCCGCGTCGTGTGGCCAGCACCCGCACGAGTTCGTCGACGAGCCCTCCCGCCGTCGGGTCGAGGTGTTCGAAGAGCTCGTCGGCGGCCGCAGGAATAGGGACCAGTTCCTTGCGGAGCGTTCGCGGCAGGGTGCGCAACAAGCTGACCACCAGCTCGCGCCGCAGCGCCGGCACGTTCCACTCGAAGACAGAAGGGTCGAGGCGGTGCAGAAGGCCGACCGGGATGTCGACGAGCGTGCCATCCTCGGCGCTGCCGGTGTCGAACGCGTAGCTGAGGTTGAGCTCGATGTCGCCGTGGTGCCAGACCATCGGGAAGCCGCTGTCGTCGAGGTCGGCTGCCTCGGGCCGGATCAGGTCACGCTGTGTGTAGTCGAGCAGCGTCGGCTGTTCCCGCCTCGTCCGCTTCCACCATTTGTCGAACTGGCGCCGAGTGGTGATGTCGGCCGGCACCCTGGTGTCGAAGAACGCGAGGCGTGCGGCCTCGTCGACCAGGAGGTCGTGGCGGCGGTGTCGATTCTCGAGGTCGATGACCTCGGCGATCTGATCGTTGTTGTGTTCGATGAAGTCGTGATCGGCGTCCCACTCGTTGCGCACCAGCGCATGGAGGAGCAGGCGGGCGCGAGCATCGACCGGATCGATCCGACCCCAGTTGACCCGTCGGTTGGCCACCAGCGGGAGGCCGTAGAGCGACACCGTTTCGGTCGAGACGGCCGAACCCCGTTCGGCGTCCCACCACGGGTCGGCGTAGGTCCGCTTGACGAGATGGTCGCCGACCGATTCCAACCACTCGGGTTCGATCCGGGCGACGACCCGGGCCCACAGCCGGTTCGTCTCGACGAGCTCACCGGCCATGATCCACTTCGGGGAGTTGCGGGAGAAGACCGAGCCGGGGGCGATCATCAGCTTGGCGTTGCGGGCGCCCCGGAATTCAGGACCGGTCGGGTCCTTCATCGCCACCTGCGACAGCAGCCCGGCGAGGAGTGAGCGATGGATCTGGTCGGTATCGGCGGCCGTGTGGTTCACGTGCAGTCCGAGGTCGCGAGCAACTCGCCGGAGTTGGCTGAGGACGTCGGACCACTCCCGCACCCGCATGTAGTGCAGGTGTTCGGCGCGACACATCTTGCGGAACTGGTTCGACGATCGTTCCCGGCGCTCGCGCGACAGGTATTCCCAAAGATGCAGGTAAGAGACGAAGTCGCCGGAAGGATCCTTGAACCGGTTGTGGAGCTCCAGGGCCGCTTGCTGCTGCGGGCCTCGTGGCCGTTCTCGAGGGTCTTGGATCGACAGGCCGGCGGTGATGATCATCACCTCGTGCAGCGCCCCGTTGCGATCGGCTTCCAGGATCATGCGGGCCAGGCGAGGATCGAGCGGGATGCGTGCGAGCTTGCGGCCGGTGGGAGTCAGCCACTTGCGTGAGCGCTGCCGCCCGGGGCGGACCGCATCGAGTTCCTCGAGGAGGGCGATGCCGTCGCGGATCGAGCGGGCGTCGGGCGGATCGACGAACGGGAACCCCTCGATGTCACCGAGACCGATCGCCGCCATCTGCAAGATGACCGACGCAAGATTGGTGCGCTGGATCTCGGGTTCGGTGAAGGCGGGGCGTGCGTCGAAGTCCTCTTCGGAGTAGAGCCGGATGCAGATACCGGGCCCGAGACGACCGCAGCGGCCGGCGCGTTGGTTGGCCGACGCCTGCGAGATCTCCTCGATGGGGAGACGTTGCACCTTGGTGCGTCGGTTGAAGCGGGAGATGCGGGCGAAGCCGGCATCGACGACGTAGCGGATCCCGGGAACGGTGAGTGAGGTTTCGGCGACATTGGTGGCGAGCACCACACGCCGCCCTCGGTGCGGTTGGAAGACCCGCTGCTGCTCTGCGGCCGAGAGCCGAGCGTACAAGGGCACGATCTCGGTATTCCGCAACTCCAACTCGGTCAACGCCTCGGCGGCATCACGAATCTCGCGCTCACCCGAACAGAACACGAGGATGTCGCCGTCGCCTGCGGCCTGGAGTTCCTTGACTGCCTCGCCGATCGCCTGGGGCTGGTCGAGTACCTCGCCATCGTCGGTCTCGGGATCGAGGGGGCGGTAGCGCAGCTCGACCGGGTAGGTGCGTCCCGAGACCTCGACGATGGGAGCGTTGTCGAAGTGTTCGCTGAACCGCTGGGTGTCGATGGTGGCCGAGGTGATGATCACCTTCAGGTCGGGTCGCTTCGGCAACAGTTGGCGAAGGTAGCCGAGCAGGAAGTCGATGTTGAGGCTGCGCTCATGGGCCTCGTCGATGATGATCGTGTCGTATCGGCTGAGGCTGCGGTCGCGCTGGATCTCGGCGAGCAGGATGCCGTCGGTCATCAGCCGGACCATGGTGGACGGGCCGACCTGGTCGTTGAAACGGACGGTGTAGCCCACCCTCTGGCCGACGGTTTCGCCCAGCTCGCTCGCCACCCGCTCGGCGATCGACCGGGCGGCGAGGCGGCGGGGTTGGGTGTGGCCGATCAGGCCGTCGATGCCGCGCCCGAGTTCGAGGCACAGCTTTGGCAACTGGGTGCTCTTGCCCGAGCCGGTCTCGCCGGCGATGACCACCACCTGGTGCTGCCCGATGATCTCGAGCAGCTCATCGTGACGCTGCGAGATTGGTAGCTCCGGCGGGTACTCGATGGCCGCGGGAGTGGTACGGCCGGATGTCATGCCTCCAGCTTGCCAGCCCTCGGCCACGATCCGGCGCCGATTTTCACCCCGCGGTGGGCTCCTCGGTCGGCGCGAACTCGGCCCGAATCGCCTCGCCGTGTTGGCCGAGGACTGGTGATCGGGGGGCGACCGAGCGTTCGGCCAACGTCGAGATCTTCATCGGATTGCCGGCGACGAGTTGGCCGTCGGTGCCGTCGATGACGAGTGCCATGTTGCGGGCGACGGTCTGCGGGTGATGGAGCACCTGCTCGACGTTGTGGACGAGCGAGGTGGGGAGGCCGGCGGCCGAGAGTCGCTCGACCCACTCGGTGGCCGGTGCGGAGGCCAAGGCCTGCTCGATCAGCGGTCGGAGAAGGGGTTCGTTGGTGCACCGATCGTCGTTGGTGGCAAAGCGGGGATCCGCTGCCAGCTCGGGTGCGCCGATCGCCTCGGCCAACGTGGCGAAGAGCCCGTCGTTGCCGGCGGCGATCACCACCGATCCCTCCTTGGTGGCGAACGCTCCGAAGGGTGTGATGGACGGATGCCGGGAACCGATCGGACCGGGCACGACGCCGCTGGTGGTGTACCGAGCGATGGCGTTCTCGAGCAGTGCCACCTGGGCATCGAGCATGGCGACGTCGACGCGAGCGCCGATACCGGTGGAGGTGCGCTGATGGAGGGCAGCGATGATCGAGGTGGCAGTGAACATGCCGGCGCAGATGTCGCCGATCGACGTGCCGACCCGCGTGGGGTTGCCGCCCGGTTCACCGGTGATACTCATGACGCCGCCCATGGCCTGCACGATCATGTCGTAGGCCGGCTGCTCCTTCAGGGGCCCGCTGTGACCGAAGCCCGACACGGACGCAAGAATCAGTGAGGGCCAGCGTCGATGGAGCGTCTCCCAGTCGTAGCCGAGTCGATCGAACGCGCCGGGCCGGAAGTTCTCGACCACGACGTCGGCGGCATCGAGGAGTTGGTCGAAGAACGCGCGGTCGTCGGCATCGCTCAAGTCGAGTTCGATCGACTCCTTGCCTCGGTTGATGGATTCGAAGTACGCCGACCCCTGATCGGTGAACGGACCGATGTGTCGAGCGTCGTCACCCACCTCGGGCCGCTCGACCTTGATCACCCGAGCGCCGAGATCGGCGAGCATCATCGTGCAGTAGGGACCCGACAACACGCGAGTGAGGTCGATGACGAGGGTGCCGGCCAGCGGGCCGGCGTCGGTGGAACGGGTATCGGCAGTCACGCCAGGTGTTCTACCGCGACATGGCGAATGTCACACGGTTGCTCGCCACACCATGGAACTTTGGCCCTAGTCGCTCGGTCTACCGCCCGTACGATCACTTCGACCCCCAATGGAGCATCCCACCATGACTGTCCGCGCCTTCGCGTCTCGCCCATTCCGAGCCCTGTTGATCCCCGGTGTTGCTGCCGCCCTCGCCCTGTCGGCGTGCGGTTCGAGCGACAGCGCCGGTTCGGCCGACGCCAGTGAAGGAGCGGCCACTCCCGCCGAGGGCATCGCCGTCACGGGTCAGTGGGCACGCACCAGCCCGATGTCGGCCACGGCCGGCGCTGCCTACATGACCATCACCTCGGCCACCGACGACGCTCTGGTTGGCGCGTCGGTCGATGCCACCATCGCCGGCGATGTGCAGATCCACGAGACCACGATGGTCGACCCGTCGGAGCTCGAGGACGACTCGATGAGCGACGACGCCATGAGCGATGACTCGATGGACGAGGAGTCCATGGACCACGAGTCGATGAGCGATGACTCCTCGAGTGATGACTCCTCGAGCGCTGACTCCTCGACCGACATGGGGGTCATGCAGATGCGAGAAGTAGGGACGATTGCGCTGCCCGCCGGCGAGGCCGTCGCCCTCGAACCCGGCGGCTACCACATCATGATGCTCGACCTCCCGGCGCCGCTCGAGACCGGCCAGACGTTCGAGATCACGCTCGATTTCGAGACGGCTGACGACATGGTCGTGACCGTCGAGGTGCGTGACGACGCACCGGCTTCGTGATCCCACGATCGCTTCGACACATCGTCGTGAGTGCCGCGGTCTCGGCCGTGGCACTCGCCGCGTGTGGGGGTGCCGATTCGTCGGCCGACACTCCGGCACTGACACCGGCCGGCGAGGCCGGCCGCGAGGTGGCCAAGGACGCGGGCTGCATGAGCTGCCACGGCGGCAGCGGTGAAGGCGGTGTCGGGCCGAGCTGGCAGGGACTTGCCGGCTCGATGAGGCCGCTCACCGATGGCACCGAGGTCGTGGCCGATCGGGCGTATCTGGAGCGAGCGATCAGCGATCCCGGTGCCGAGAAGGTCGAGGGCTACGCTGTGGCGATGCCGGTCGCCGGACTGTCCCCCGACCAAGTGTCGTCGATCGTCGACTACCTCGAGGAGCTGGGATGATCCGACGTCGAATTCGTACGCTCGGCGTATTGGTCGTCACCCTCGTTGTGGCAGCCGGATGCGGTGGCTCGAGCGAGGCGGTGTTCTCTGGCAGCCGACGAGACCCTGCCCCGACGGTCGACGCCGTGGCGCTGCCGTCGGTCGCTCCGGGTCAGGACCCGTCGTCCTTCTCCTTCCGCGCCGACGACGGCAGTGTGCTCCTGGTCTACTTCGGCTACACCTCGTGTCCCGACGTCTGTCCGACGACGTTGGCCGACATTGCGGCGGCTCGGGCCTCCCTCGGCGACGACGGTGACCGGGTGCAGCTGGCGATGGCCACCGTCGACCCGGGGCGTGACACCGACGAGGTGCTGTCGGCCTACGTGAACGGATTCGTCCCCGGCGCGGTTGCGCTGCGCACCGAAGACGACACCCAACTCCAGGCCGCAGCCGATCTGTTCGGTGTGTTCTACGAGGTGAGCACGACCGACGACGGAGTCATCGAGGTCCTGCACACCGGCACCCTGTTCGGGGTCGACGATGCCGGGACCCTGTTGGCATCATGGCCGTTCGGGACCACACCCACCGACCTCACCAACGACCTCGACATCCTTCTGAAGGACGCCTGATGAGCCAACGTCGCACCACTTCCCCCTCACCCGCCACCCGTCGACACAGGCCAAAAGCCCGTTCGCTGCTGTGGATGTTGATGGCGATGGCAGCGCTGCTGGCCGCATGCGGATCCTCTGGTGGCGAAGCGGCGTCGGCTGCGCCCGAACCGGTCACCTACAAGTACATCATCCCGAACGGGACCGGCGAACGCATCGAAGCCGGCGAACCGGTTCAGATCGTGCCGGCCCGACTCGACATCAACGTGGGTGACTCGATCGAGATCGTCAACAACGACTCGCAAGGCCACAACGTCGGTCCGTTCTTCGTTGGCGAGGGTGAGACCGTCAGTCAGACGTTCCCGTCGCCGGCGGAGTACATCGACGCGTGCACCGTGCACCCCTCGGGTCAGTTCATGATCGTGGTCACGTGACCTTCGACGCGTGAGCACCCGGACCGTGCGACGGCGTCACCTGGCGTTTCGCACGCTCGGCGTTGCCGTGCTGACCGTTCTCACGACCGCCGCACCGGCCGCTGCCGATCCGGCCGGGCCAACCAACTACCAGAGCGAGATCGTGCGGATCGAGCCACCGTCGTCGGCGTTCACCGCCTCGGTAGTGGGTGGTGACAGCTTCGTGGTGATCGAACAGGTCGAACCGGTCTCGATCGAGGTACCCGGCTACAACGGCGAGCCCTACCTGCGGTATCGGGCCGACGGCACGGTCGAACGGAACCGGAATGCCCCGGCCACGTTTCTCAACAACGATCGCTACGGCGACGCGACGAACG
This window encodes:
- a CDS encoding CoA transferase — translated: MTADTRSTDAGPLAGTLVIDLTRVLSGPYCTMMLADLGARVIKVERPEVGDDARHIGPFTDQGSAYFESINRGKESIELDLSDADDRAFFDQLLDAADVVVENFRPGAFDRLGYDWETLHRRWPSLILASVSGFGHSGPLKEQPAYDMIVQAMGGVMSITGEPGGNPTRVGTSIGDICAGMFTATSIIAALHQRTSTGIGARVDVAMLDAQVALLENAIARYTTSGVVPGPIGSRHPSITPFGAFATKEGSVVIAAGNDGLFATLAEAIGAPELAADPRFATNDDRCTNEPLLRPLIEQALASAPATEWVERLSAAGLPTSLVHNVEQVLHHPQTVARNMALVIDGTDGQLVAGNPMKISTLAERSVAPRSPVLGQHGEAIRAEFAPTEEPTAG
- the hrpA gene encoding ATP-dependent RNA helicase HrpA — encoded protein: MTSGRTTPAAIEYPPELPISQRHDELLEIIGQHQVVVIAGETGSGKSTQLPKLCLELGRGIDGLIGHTQPRRLAARSIAERVASELGETVGQRVGYTVRFNDQVGPSTMVRLMTDGILLAEIQRDRSLSRYDTIIIDEAHERSLNIDFLLGYLRQLLPKRPDLKVIITSATIDTQRFSEHFDNAPIVEVSGRTYPVELRYRPLDPETDDGEVLDQPQAIGEAVKELQAAGDGDILVFCSGEREIRDAAEALTELELRNTEIVPLYARLSAAEQQRVFQPHRGRRVVLATNVAETSLTVPGIRYVVDAGFARISRFNRRTKVQRLPIEEISQASANQRAGRCGRLGPGICIRLYSEEDFDARPAFTEPEIQRTNLASVILQMAAIGLGDIEGFPFVDPPDARSIRDGIALLEELDAVRPGRQRSRKWLTPTGRKLARIPLDPRLARMILEADRNGALHEVMIITAGLSIQDPRERPRGPQQQAALELHNRFKDPSGDFVSYLHLWEYLSRERRERSSNQFRKMCRAEHLHYMRVREWSDVLSQLRRVARDLGLHVNHTAADTDQIHRSLLAGLLSQVAMKDPTGPEFRGARNAKLMIAPGSVFSRNSPKWIMAGELVETNRLWARVVARIEPEWLESVGDHLVKRTYADPWWDAERGSAVSTETVSLYGLPLVANRRVNWGRIDPVDARARLLLHALVRNEWDADHDFIEHNNDQIAEVIDLENRHRRHDLLVDEAARLAFFDTRVPADITTRRQFDKWWKRTRREQPTLLDYTQRDLIRPEAADLDDSGFPMVWHHGDIELNLSYAFDTGSAEDGTLVDIPVGLLHRLDPSVFEWNVPALRRELVVSLLRTLPRTLRKELVPIPAAADELFEHLDPTAGGLVDELVRVLATRRGLSVRATDFDWQRVPHHLRPWFRAHDDELVILAEGYDLGAVASLLEQRVRAELDDQRHPIECDGATDWIFGDLPTVIDTVGLGVSVDAFPTLVDQGDSVGVRLVSSADEQADEMWSGTRRLLRLRLPSPTKALDRLLSNEAKLALVVGPHGSINAWADDVATAAVDQLLLGAGGPAWTEAGFRSIEASARAGYSAALHAVASSGAAIAVLVRDVERALADLHGPVYEAGRNDIRRQLGGLVYPDHLTGLGAERLDDLARYLRAILVRIDRLREDPRRDQSLVARIAPIEQRADHLAATSGWSPELEAVIWGLQELRVSLFAQSIGTNGPVSEKRLKAQLANVG
- a CDS encoding SCO family protein, which produces MIRRRIRTLGVLVVTLVVAAGCGGSSEAVFSGSRRDPAPTVDAVALPSVAPGQDPSSFSFRADDGSVLLVYFGYTSCPDVCPTTLADIAAARASLGDDGDRVQLAMATVDPGRDTDEVLSAYVNGFVPGAVALRTEDDTQLQAAADLFGVFYEVSTTDDGVIEVLHTGTLFGVDDAGTLLASWPFGTTPTDLTNDLDILLKDA
- a CDS encoding c-type cytochrome, which translates into the protein MIPRSLRHIVVSAAVSAVALAACGGADSSADTPALTPAGEAGREVAKDAGCMSCHGGSGEGGVGPSWQGLAGSMRPLTDGTEVVADRAYLERAISDPGAEKVEGYAVAMPVAGLSPDQVSSIVDYLEELG
- a CDS encoding copper chaperone PCu(A)C; this encodes MTVRAFASRPFRALLIPGVAAALALSACGSSDSAGSADASEGAATPAEGIAVTGQWARTSPMSATAGAAYMTITSATDDALVGASVDATIAGDVQIHETTMVDPSELEDDSMSDDAMSDDSMDEESMDHESMSDDSSSDDSSSADSSTDMGVMQMREVGTIALPAGEAVALEPGGYHIMMLDLPAPLETGQTFEITLDFETADDMVVTVEVRDDAPAS
- a CDS encoding pirin family protein; this translates as MSELVHQTVPLGDQWPTVDPFLFCAHHRDAYPPGNATLGPAASLAGRELGQDFANVDGWNMYHGRGVPGFPAHPHRGFETVTYVRSGVIDHSDSLGARARFGRGDTQWLTAGKGIVHCEMFPLLDQDRPNPLELFQIWLNLPARNKMVEPHFTMLWDHQTPRAERRDDHGRLTTVTVITGAFEEVDSPPTPPDSWASAADSDVAIWHLVLEPEAHFVLGPASGPSTQRVLYLFEGEELALRGDGDDHGTLIGGSTGAVLDASQHATLVAGPSGAEVMVLQGRPIGEPVARYGPFVMNTDTEIQQAFADYRQTQFGGWPWPSDDPDHGPQWRRFAEHPDGRVERIQATKTAG